A DNA window from Parvularculales bacterium contains the following coding sequences:
- a CDS encoding cytochrome P450 — translation MSELAFETNLADPDLIPEQKGPPLELFRQWREQDPVHWNPPPENYVPAMPGASMKNGFWVLTSYQDVYDVSRDQGLFSSHTGGPIIWDWEPEQLLLQQASMMGMEPDQHTAMKRLVMPPFGAKQLGLFEPEIKAVAQQIIDDIATQGQCEFVFDVASRLPVYTFCKIMGIPDEMRERVFRLGNAVADTENPKGFDQDSEEATAAFQLFALCEELCEVKKQKPDGSVLSILLHEEVNGEKLEQGQINMFFVVVAIAGHETTRGSAVHFIRLMNEHPDQYEMIKSDPEKYLPNAIEEVLRFAPPVIKFRRTATQDTEINGQKIKKGDKIYLSYPAANRDPAVFDDPDRFDILRPNANKHLSFGTGPHVCLGARLAHMQLKTLLMEIMARIPDIKPNGKINNPLRSIWFHTIMNMPVSFTPEAKG, via the coding sequence ATGAGTGAGCTAGCATTTGAAACCAATTTGGCTGATCCGGATTTGATACCTGAGCAAAAAGGCCCTCCACTTGAACTGTTCAGACAATGGCGGGAGCAAGATCCAGTACACTGGAATCCGCCGCCGGAAAATTACGTACCCGCTATGCCCGGGGCTAGCATGAAAAACGGTTTTTGGGTTCTGACCAGCTATCAGGACGTCTATGATGTATCGCGAGACCAAGGACTGTTTTCCTCGCATACGGGCGGGCCGATCATCTGGGATTGGGAGCCAGAGCAGCTTCTCCTACAGCAAGCAAGCATGATGGGTATGGAGCCCGACCAGCATACAGCCATGAAACGTTTGGTGATGCCGCCATTTGGTGCAAAGCAATTGGGGTTGTTTGAACCGGAAATCAAAGCAGTTGCACAACAAATTATTGATGACATTGCCACGCAAGGGCAATGCGAGTTTGTTTTTGATGTTGCCTCGCGGCTCCCTGTTTACACATTCTGTAAAATAATGGGTATCCCCGATGAAATGCGCGAGCGGGTTTTTCGACTTGGCAATGCTGTCGCCGATACGGAAAACCCCAAGGGTTTTGATCAAGACAGTGAAGAGGCCACGGCGGCTTTTCAGCTTTTTGCTCTGTGCGAAGAACTGTGCGAAGTAAAAAAGCAGAAGCCAGACGGGTCAGTCCTCAGTATATTGCTTCATGAAGAAGTTAATGGTGAAAAGCTGGAGCAGGGCCAAATCAATATGTTCTTTGTCGTTGTCGCAATTGCCGGCCACGAAACAACCCGCGGTTCAGCAGTTCACTTCATTAGGCTGATGAACGAACATCCCGATCAGTATGAAATGATCAAAAGTGACCCGGAAAAATATCTGCCAAACGCCATCGAAGAAGTACTTCGCTTTGCCCCACCGGTGATTAAATTCCGCCGGACGGCGACTCAGGATACGGAAATTAACGGTCAGAAAATCAAAAAGGGCGATAAAATCTATCTCTCCTATCCTGCGGCCAATCGCGACCCTGCGGTGTTTGACGATCCGGACCGGTTTGACATTCTACGTCCCAATGCAAATAAGCATTTATCCTTCGGCACGGGCCCGCATGTCTGTCTTGGTGCAAGGTTAGCTCATATGCAGCTAAAGACGTTGTTGATGGAGATTATGGCCCGTATTCCGGATATAAAACCCAACGGAAAAATTAATAACCCGCTACGGTCTATCTGGTTCCATACAATAATGAACATGCCTGTCAGTTTCACCCCAGAAGCCAAGGGATGA
- a CDS encoding FAD-dependent monooxygenase — protein sequence MISIPVCIIGCGPIGLSCALLLAQHGIKTLILERRSELNPHPRSRFVDVNTMEMMRSFGIEKEVEQTGLGPDWTAFNRWSVSLLNRECTSIASPSFHTVPNAVSPCLPVMTCQDYVEVELLKLVRQKEIIDCRFETEALNIKQGDEEVTLTIRNVKSGEEELVEAAYLIGADGPHSKTRDIIGSELEKKPMAMYSQDVIFQADLSSQVGERKGGLLYCATPQGVLAFQPLDGVRRWRCQIFKPHENDLSKAEILSRIRLAVGDENVEIDITSIGHWQPTPGCTTKFREGRIFLAGDAAHVSLPTGGMGNNIGFAGARNLAWKLAYVLRGQAKVDILDTYEEEMKPAALKRIAHGVDTTEGMRGLIGAILTGEDTSEGKMATRRYADYDNIILGHEILSDLVAPESKDPPSVEDAVSDFIPAVRNGRRVPHIWLDDEKQKSVHDWFSDRYVLITGRSVIIERWQDCVDKLEKIFPIALRILPKTDDSGVYMDDELVLVRPDGAIVDHWRAQDIEANAEWERLIKFLPMKNSAA from the coding sequence ATGATTTCAATACCGGTCTGTATAATTGGTTGCGGGCCAATTGGCCTTTCATGCGCACTTCTATTGGCGCAACATGGCATCAAAACATTGATTCTCGAGAGGCGCAGCGAGTTGAACCCGCATCCACGGTCGCGCTTTGTTGATGTGAATACAATGGAAATGATGCGCAGTTTCGGCATTGAAAAAGAGGTTGAGCAAACTGGCCTCGGACCCGACTGGACCGCTTTCAATCGCTGGAGCGTCTCGCTTCTCAATAGGGAATGTACGTCTATTGCCAGCCCCTCTTTTCATACCGTGCCGAATGCGGTTAGCCCCTGCCTTCCGGTCATGACTTGTCAGGATTATGTGGAAGTTGAGCTTTTAAAACTAGTGCGCCAAAAAGAGATAATTGACTGTCGCTTTGAAACAGAAGCTTTGAACATAAAACAAGGAGATGAAGAGGTAACTCTTACCATTCGCAATGTGAAATCAGGCGAAGAAGAATTGGTTGAAGCTGCATATCTGATTGGGGCTGATGGGCCACACAGCAAAACCCGCGATATTATCGGCAGTGAATTGGAAAAAAAACCGATGGCCATGTATTCGCAGGATGTTATTTTCCAGGCGGATTTGTCGAGTCAGGTCGGCGAGCGTAAGGGGGGATTGCTCTATTGTGCCACCCCGCAAGGGGTTCTGGCATTCCAGCCGCTTGACGGTGTGCGTCGGTGGCGTTGCCAAATCTTTAAACCGCATGAGAACGACCTAAGCAAAGCTGAAATTTTATCCCGCATCAGGCTGGCGGTCGGGGATGAAAATGTTGAGATTGATATTACCAGCATCGGGCATTGGCAGCCGACGCCAGGCTGCACGACAAAATTCAGAGAGGGGCGGATTTTTCTGGCTGGTGACGCCGCCCATGTATCCCTGCCGACAGGCGGTATGGGAAATAATATAGGCTTTGCCGGCGCGCGCAATTTGGCATGGAAACTGGCCTATGTACTACGCGGGCAGGCCAAGGTCGATATTCTTGATACATACGAAGAGGAGATGAAGCCGGCCGCGCTCAAACGCATTGCCCACGGGGTAGACACCACTGAGGGTATGCGTGGGCTTATAGGGGCAATATTGACCGGCGAGGATACAAGTGAAGGTAAAATGGCAACACGCCGATATGCAGATTATGACAATATTATTTTAGGACACGAAATTCTGTCGGATCTGGTCGCACCCGAGAGCAAAGACCCTCCCAGTGTCGAAGATGCGGTTTCAGATTTCATACCGGCGGTTAGAAATGGACGGCGTGTGCCTCATATCTGGCTTGACGATGAAAAACAAAAATCAGTGCATGACTGGTTTTCTGATAGATATGTTCTTATCACAGGAAGAAGCGTAATTATTGAGCGTTGGCAAGATTGTGTCGATAAGCTTGAGAAAATTTTTCCGATTGCCCTACGCATTTTGCCAAAAACAGACGACTCGGGAGTTTATATGGATGACGAACTGGTTCTGGTTCGACCAGATGGTGCCATAGTTGATCATTGGCGGGCGCAGGATATTGAGGCGAACGCCGAATGGGAGAGATTGATAAAATTTCTTCCAATGAAGAACAGTGCTGCCTGA
- a CDS encoding MFS transporter translates to MKKFMTNNQAGTLAEFRQGGWVLLGCFLGIVICAPSIGGYLSGVFLQPLEGEFGWSRTAISLQSLFSISVFAFTAPLAGRIIDKFGVRWIAFLSFILFGIAQYSLSFLNGSLVQYYVLSIIIAVVAAGTTPVVFTKIINAWFDKARGLALGISLLGAGLTATIGPILLTGYVDENGWRAGYQLLAYAVVLGTVIVVLLIRDFPVTVGGDGQQEKDSGSNQKSGMNWRKAIASRSFILIGAAFIMISLSVGGLLLHFIPMMTEYGMTRPEAAQAASLVGLAVLIGRIGTGILIDRYFAPRVALIMVLCAAVGYLALLLGGVQFAFITALAVGFTVGAEIDLIGYLAARYFGLKNYGVIYGILYGITVFGVGIAPLFTGLAFDIFGSYNPAILISAVGLVIAALLFTRMPPFPSNFDETEAVTNAN, encoded by the coding sequence GTGAAAAAGTTTATGACAAACAATCAAGCAGGTACCTTAGCGGAATTTCGTCAGGGTGGTTGGGTTTTATTAGGCTGTTTTTTGGGGATTGTCATTTGCGCGCCTTCAATTGGCGGCTATTTGAGTGGCGTATTCCTGCAGCCATTGGAAGGAGAATTCGGCTGGTCGCGCACTGCAATATCGCTTCAATCGCTATTCAGCATTAGCGTATTTGCGTTTACCGCGCCGCTTGCAGGTCGCATTATTGATAAATTTGGGGTACGATGGATAGCATTTCTTTCTTTTATTCTTTTCGGTATAGCTCAGTATAGTTTGAGCTTTCTGAACGGCTCTCTAGTTCAGTATTATGTTTTGTCTATTATAATTGCCGTAGTTGCCGCTGGTACAACACCAGTCGTTTTTACTAAAATAATTAACGCCTGGTTTGATAAGGCGCGCGGGCTGGCTTTGGGTATCTCACTTCTGGGAGCAGGCTTAACAGCAACAATTGGCCCGATATTGCTGACAGGCTATGTTGATGAAAATGGCTGGCGCGCTGGCTATCAATTACTTGCCTATGCGGTTGTTCTTGGCACAGTCATTGTAGTCCTATTGATTAGGGATTTTCCTGTCACTGTCGGCGGTGATGGTCAGCAAGAGAAAGATTCTGGCTCAAATCAAAAATCTGGCATGAATTGGCGGAAAGCCATCGCCAGCAGGTCATTCATACTTATCGGCGCTGCTTTCATCATGATTTCGCTATCAGTTGGCGGCTTACTTCTGCATTTCATTCCGATGATGACAGAATATGGCATGACCCGACCCGAGGCTGCTCAGGCAGCTTCCTTGGTCGGGCTTGCGGTTCTGATCGGACGCATAGGAACTGGCATTCTCATTGACCGCTATTTTGCTCCGCGCGTTGCTCTCATCATGGTTTTGTGCGCTGCTGTCGGTTATCTTGCCCTATTGCTGGGTGGCGTCCAGTTTGCCTTTATAACAGCTTTGGCTGTGGGCTTTACGGTGGGAGCGGAAATTGATCTCATCGGTTATTTGGCCGCCCGGTATTTTGGTTTGAAAAACTACGGAGTCATTTATGGTATATTATATGGCATTACTGTATTCGGCGTTGGGATTGCGCCACTGTTCACCGGTCTAGCATTTGATATCTTTGGAAGTTACAATCCGGCTATTCTTATTTCGGCTGTAGGGTTGGTGATAGCCGCATTGTTGTTTACCCGAATGCCCCCCTTTCCATCCAATTTTGATGAGACTGAGGCTGTTACCAATGCAAATTGA
- a CDS encoding glutathione S-transferase family protein, with product MITLYQFKTSPFTEKVRRAMNFKGIQFDAIEVERAKASEGKYKDVSPTGKFPCIKDDEQAIWDSTDILHHIEGKYSNKPLIPTDPHEAAMAHVIEDWADESLYFYEMTMRLSWEHNLVNALDEFSETLPGVPKEQLKELVLAGVGQIVQAQGLGRKPQAQVVEDAERHIKALDAMLDGRDWLVGDALSYADLAVISQINAMLYAQEAEVALKKTKNVKPWMTRVDAIAPRGEY from the coding sequence ATGATTACACTCTATCAGTTCAAAACATCACCATTCACAGAGAAGGTGCGACGCGCTATGAATTTCAAGGGTATCCAATTTGATGCTATTGAGGTTGAACGCGCAAAAGCATCTGAGGGAAAATATAAGGATGTTTCTCCGACCGGGAAGTTTCCCTGCATAAAAGATGACGAGCAGGCCATTTGGGATAGCACGGACATCCTCCACCACATTGAGGGTAAGTATTCCAATAAACCGCTCATTCCGACAGATCCGCACGAGGCTGCAATGGCACATGTGATTGAGGATTGGGCTGATGAAAGTCTGTATTTTTATGAAATGACTATGCGCCTTTCCTGGGAGCACAATCTCGTTAACGCATTGGATGAATTTTCCGAGACCTTACCTGGTGTTCCGAAAGAACAGTTGAAGGAATTAGTTCTTGCTGGGGTCGGACAAATCGTACAGGCACAGGGTTTGGGGCGTAAGCCGCAGGCACAGGTTGTCGAAGATGCTGAGCGCCACATTAAAGCGCTGGATGCCATGCTGGACGGCCGCGACTGGCTGGTTGGTGATGCGCTTTCCTATGCCGATTTGGCGGTCATATCACAAATCAATGCCATGCTATATGCCCAAGAGGCCGAAGTCGCATTGAAGAAAACTAAAAACGTTAAGCCATGGATGACGAGAGTAGATGCCATTGCCCCACGGGGGGAGTATTAA